A genomic region of Kluyveromyces marxianus DMKU3-1042 DNA, complete genome, chromosome 5 contains the following coding sequences:
- the VID28 gene encoding glucose-induced degradation complex subunit VID28, whose amino-acid sequence MVVQEKRKITKEVLLELRKSIIGDQNSKFIIYKEHRDLIEAVIEYDRHLSLKLDVLLILAHLDKGSCKELGRHGTELFVRILGMEIPNDSDVEDIAKYVKLRRICIENCTEAETNEQFFFQEFYDNEPLNVFKASADQLVKTDEAVYRDIVIEYMRYLSTLPFVITSPELVSVLREIIYFYVDKYLPTVNFKYTMVTSAKERYEAECDVFYDPNNTSAELLKKINNYSSGSSSSGSSSANKQPCFDSLPQCMTISDPFDMQLIFVLSNLLTVLQSGGTGQFAFLADIKINIFYASLVRHPDIRLKTSALSFFYCQLGDSWFAETRKDDSSSSTINNSSPFPIKLWIPTLISTLNEPELPQFFSPLAILSSLATEFTIPQKPENIVIDTFFDSNLLNGMIDTFLRLLSMEKQNTDKLQLLADYLKFFSEIIGKDERCRLLFLENVSVLQYMENAFSSHLLILNNFREDWPQLKKLAPLPALFDSELVTNWAKCLKACSRSVGVLRTSLKRNKLAEYTLKLAREVYEIVSSTYTGDISHLLSQELVLLGELLGAMSNFVVEFSSLRTLMKKNGIIELIKNIFADPVFNTQYLDRAASQPIDYSKAKPVTLFQNEPNIYSQIIVIQTNSLWVLRHLIYNSETCDKLELLSEIDLESILQFVHSTDPSVLNQCFQLLRNLTCNSRKVINMILDKFKNVNVQTPDINDIMDTSSRSGSLGHGNNFLKFLAFKLRTVLYDDSYFGDNKIAEALLYIVVNFTAINENKRNLVIAQDDLLNIVKEYILVEKSDEITKACLWIVTNLIWDSSIQNVSYNNSLSESGNPHFESDWGLHSDNNPIPTRNDDPIARMPLSRQGSGMLYDQNGNTINDDNDDDENNEEEEEEEELDDEDLESKQDDDSMSIYKHILETHGNTPSGAPLSPAFIRFKKLDSLGFDEAVKKILDWNGDLDVKERAKTLLYQMETFRKSSIPAQA is encoded by the coding sequence ATGGTCGTACaggagaagaggaaaatcACTAAAGAAGTGCTTTTAGAACTTCGCAAGAGCATTATAGGCGATCAAAATAGCAAATTCATAATCTACAAAGAACATAGGGACTTGATAGAGGCAGTCATCGAGTATGATAGacatctttctttgaaattaGATGTCCTATTAATATTAGCGCATTTGGATAAAGGGAGCTGTAAAGAACTTGGGAGACATGGTACGGAGCTGTTTGTGAGAATTTTAGGGATGGAGATTCCTAATGATTCCGATGTCGAGGATATAGCGAAGTACGTGAAGCTTAGACGGATATGCATTGAGAATTGTACAGAAGCAGAGACTAACGAACAGTTTTTCTTCCAGGAGTTCTACGACAACGAGCCTTTGAACGTCTTCAAGGCCTCGGCCGACCAACTTGTGAAGACAGATGAAGCTGTATACAGGGATATCGTGATAGAGTATATGCGATACCTATCGACGTTGCCGTTTGTTATAACAAGTCCCGAGCTTGTTTCTGTTCTCAGGGAGATAATATACTTTTATGTGGACAAGTACTTACCAACGGTGAACTTCAAGTATACGATGGTAACATCAGCAAAGGAACGGTACGAAGCGGAATGCGATGTGTTTTATGACCCCAACAATACTAGTGCAGAgctattgaagaaaataaacAACTATAGCAGTggtagtagcagtagtgGAAGTTCAAGCGCAAATAAACAGCCGTGTTTCGACTCTTTGCCCCAATGTATGACAATTTCTGATCCTTTCGATATGCAACTCATATTTGTTTTATCGAACTTATTAACTGTATTGCAGTCCGGTGGCACGGGGCAGTTTGCCTTCTTAGCAGATATaaaaattaatatattCTATGCTTCTTTGGTAAGGCACCCCGACATCAGGTTAAAGACATCGGCCCTATCATTCTTCTACTGCCAACTGGGCGATTCATGGTTTGCTGAAACTAGAAAAGATGAttcgtcttcttcaactaTCAATAACAGTTCTCCATTCCCAATAAAGTTGTGGATACCCACTCTTATATCGACACTAAATGAACCGGAATTACCTCAGTTCTTTTCCCCTTTAGCGATTCTTTCATCACTAGCAACAGAGTTTACGATCCCACAGAAACCAGAAAACATAGTAATTGACACATTCTTTGATTCCAATCTTTTGAACGGGATGATTGATACTTTTTTGAGACTTTTGAGCATGGAAAAGCAGAACACCGATAAACTTCAGTTACTAGCTGATTATTTAAAGTTCTTCTCTGAGATAATTGGGAAAGACGAAAGGTGCAGActtttgttcttggaaAATGTTTCCGTGTTACAATACATGGAGAATGCATTCAGCTCTCACTTGCTAATATTAAACAACTTCCGTGAAGATTGGCCACAATTAAAAAAGCTGGCACCATTGCCAGCACTTTTTGACTCCGAATTGGTCACTAACTGGGCAAAATGCCTAAAGGCTTGTTCAAGAAGCGTTGGTGTCTTGAGAACTTCATTAAAGAGGAACAAACTTGCAGAATACACCTTAAAACTAGCAAGGGAAGTGTACGAAATAGTGTCGAGTACATATACGGGTGATATTTCACATTTATTGTCCCAGGAATTGGTTTTACTAGGAGAATTATTGGGTGCAATGTCAAATTTCGTAGTCGAATTCTCGTCGCTAAGAACtttaatgaagaagaacggtataattgaattgataAAAAATATCTTTGCAGATCCAGTTTTCAATACCCAATATTTAGATCGGGCTGCCTCCCAACCAATAGATTATTCGAAGGCTAAGCCTGTAACATTATTCCAGAATGAGCCAAACATTTATTCCCAGATTATTGTTATTCAAACAAACTCCTTGTGGGTTTTAAGACACTTGATATATAACTCCGAGACATGTGACAAACTAGAATTATTATCTGAAATTGATCTAGAATCAATTCTACAATTCGTTCATTCCACAGACCCTAGCGTGTTAAACCAATGCTTCCAATTATTGAGAAATCTAACATGCAATTCCAGGAAAGTCATTAACATGATTTTGGATAAATTTAAGAACGTCAATGTCCAAACACCTGACATTAATGACATAATGGATACCAGCTCGAGAAGTGGGTCCCTTGGTCATGGAAAtaactttttgaagtttttggCATTCAAACTAAGAACCGTATTGTACGACGACAGTTATTTCGGTGATAACAAGATAGCTGAAGCGCTACTATACATAGTAGTAAACTTCACTGCTATAAACGAAAACAAACGAAACTTAGTTATTGCCCAAGACGACCTTTTGAACATTGTTAAGGAGTACATATTAGTGGAAAAAAGTGACGAAATCACGAAAGCGTGTCTCTGGATAGTAACGAATTTGATTTGGGACTCTTCCATTCAAAATGTGTCCTACAATAATAGCCTTTCAGAAAGCGGAAATCCACATTTCGAGTCAGACTGGGGCCTGCACAGTGACAACAatccaattccaacaagaaATGATGATCCCATCGCAAGAATGCCTTTGAGTAGGCAGGGCTCTGGCATGCTGTATGACCAAAACGGAAACACTATCAACGATGATAACGATGACGACGAAaacaatgaagaagaagaagaagaagaagaattagatGACGAAGATCTGGAATCTAAACAAGACGACGATTCAATGAGTATCTACAAACACATTTTAGAAACCCATGGAAATACCCCTTCTGGGGCACCTTTGAGTCCAGCTTTTATCCGCTTCAAGAAACTAGATAGCTTAGGCTTCGATGAAGCTGTTAAGAAGATTTTGGACTGGAATGGTGATCTAGACGTCAAAGAACGCGCAAAAACACTACTATACCAAATGGAAACTTTCAGAAAATCTTCCATCCCAGCACAAGCATAA